From one Primulina tabacum isolate GXHZ01 unplaced genomic scaffold, ASM2559414v2 Contig540, whole genome shotgun sequence genomic stretch:
- the LOC142534482 gene encoding NEP1-interacting protein 1-like: MFSNLIEFGANNLTVQIDVIVSLLSGRLVRERIGPAMLSAVQSQMGAVETTFEDVPDIFDTGGANGLLVDTVEKFPKIRVARDDIVDTSGEGVSCSVCLQDFQLGETVRSLPHCHHLFHLPCIDSWPVRHGSCPLCRRVF; this comes from the exons ATGTTTAGTAATCTGATTGAGTTTGGAGCTAATAATCTGACTGTACAGATTGATGTGATAGTGAGCCTTCTAAGTGGCAGACTTGTCCGCGAGCGTATTGGTCCAGCTATGCTAAGTGCCGTGCAAAGTCAG ATGGGAGCTGTAGAAACAACATTTGAAGACGTTCCCGACATTTTTGACACTGGCGGGGCAAATGGTTTGTTAGTAGACACAGTTGAAAAGTTCCCAAAGATAAGGGTTGCAAGAGACGACATTGTTGATACTTCCGGAGAGGGAGTCTCTTGTTCTGTTTGCCTTCAG GACTTTCAGCTAGGGGAGACCGTGCGAAGTTTACCTCATTGTCACCACTTGTTTCATCTACCTTGCATCGACTCTTGGCCGGTGAGACACGGTTCTTGCCCGTTGTGTAGAAGAGTATTTTGA
- the LOC142534480 gene encoding F-box protein At4g35930-like: protein MGWVKPPNPLNRDNPPALEAYDQTKIKKLNLQPLKPNGSNMFKGGGKGVWIGSPHSPKAPKHGPRPPSRLKCTEMRQIAAVLFQESPFSSKCLVPSFLPKPVCKSLASNRALFYEDELCQAVAQNNLR, encoded by the exons ATGGGGTGGGTGAAACCACCAAACCCCTTGAATCGTGATAACCCACCTGCATTAGAAGCGTACGATCAAACCAAAATCAAGAAATTGAATCTACAACCACTCAAaccaaatggttccaatatgtt CAAGGGAGGTGGAAAAGGAGTGTGGATTGGCAGTCCTCACTCACCCAAGGCACCTAAGCATGGCCCTCGTCCCCCTTCTCGTCTAAAATGCACTGAGATGCGCCAAATTGCAGCTGTTCTCTTCCAAGAATCCCCATTTTCTTCAAAATGTTTGGTGCCATCCTTTTTGCCGAAACCTGTCTGCAAATCCTTGGCTTCTAATAGAGCCCTATTCTACGAGGATGAACTGTGCCAAGCGGTTGCGCAAAACAATCTTCGTTGA